The stretch of DNA CGCCGGGGCCTGCGAGAGGGCGATGCGGGAGGGGTACCACCACCCGGCCTCGACCGCCTTCTACGCCCTGGCCGCGCCGGAGGCCGCGGTGGCCGTCGCCGGGTGGGCTCCGCCCAGGAGGGCGCGGTGGGTGCCGCGGGCGGCGCCGATCGCGCTCCCGCTGCTCACCGCCGGCGGCTTCTGGACGGTCAACCGCCTGTTCGGCGCGGGGTGAGGGCGGTCCGCCCCTCGGCCAGCCGCTCGCGGGCGCGGTTGCGGCCGCGCGGGACCGGGATGCGCTCGGTGGCGCGGGCCAGGCCCAGCTCCGGGGTGCCGACGTAGACCGACTCGGCCCGGTCGACCAGGTAGGTCTCGTGCCAGATGCCGACGGCCCCGGGGGCCTTGGCGGCGCGGCGGTTGAACTCGGCCCAGGCCGGGCGGTGCCGGGCGGCGCGGTCGGCCGCGTAGGCGTAGAGCTCCTCGTGCGACCGCCAGTACTGGATGACGGTCGGGTTGCGCCCCTCCAGGGTCAGCCGGTAGCCGAGCATGCCGGAGCCGGGGTCGGCGGAGAGCTCGCGCAGCATCCTCGGCATGGCGGTGAAGACCGGTAGCCACAGGTCGGGCCGCCACGGCTTGTTGATGGTCATCCCGATCAGGAACACGACCAGTTCGCCCTCGTGGCGATGGGTCATGCGCCCGTTCTCGATCCCGGACATCCCCGGCCCCCCCCGAACAGATTGGAT from Nocardiopsis composta encodes:
- a CDS encoding DUF4188 domain-containing protein, whose protein sequence is MTHRHEGELVVFLIGMTINKPWRPDLWLPVFTAMPRMLRELSADPGSGMLGYRLTLEGRNPTVIQYWRSHEELYAYAADRAARHRPAWAEFNRRAAKAPGAVGIWHETYLVDRAESVYVGTPELGLARATERIPVPRGRNRARERLAEGRTALTPRRTGG